In Heliomicrobium gestii, the sequence CTTGCGGAAATAGGCTGCCAGGGGGCGTGATCCAATGGAACCCCTGCTTATATTTCTCCTGCCAGAGACTGACGTAGCGGCGCGCATTGCCTTTGAACCGTTCCGCCTCTTCCGGCGTTAGGGTGCGCGCCACCTTCGCCGGGCTGCCCACGATCAGGCTGTAGGGGGGAAACTCCTTGCCCGGCGGGACGAGGGCATGAGCGCCAACGACAGAGTGTTCGCCGATGACAGCGCCGTCGAGAAGCACCGCCCCCATTCCGATCAGGCAATAGTCGCCGACACGGGCGCTATGAATGATGGCGCCATGACCGACGGTGACCCAATCGCCGATCTCCGTGGGATGGAAGGCGTCCGTGTGGAGGACCGTGTTGTCCTGGATGTTGGAATGTTCGCCAACGATGATCGGCTGTCCCACATCGCCACGGGCGACCACATGAAACCAGAGGCTGGCGCCTTTTTTGACGATCACGTCGCCGCCCACAATGGCGCTGGGCGCGATGAAGCTGTCTGGATCGATCCGGGGCGTCAGGGAGCCTAATCGAAAGATCGGCATCAGGGTCGACTCCTTTTCCAAAAAGATCTGCCAATGGATCATTCCCGCCTATTACCTATTTATACCGATTTTTAGACAAAACCCCATCGCTGCCGGTCCCCCGGGCCGCAAGCGATGGGGTTTTTCTCTTCCTACTTGGCAACTTTCGATTTGGCGCCCGCAAAGAGCACTGCGATGAGCACGAGGGGCCATCCCAAATAGAAAAGTCCTTTGTAATGCTGTTTCGCTTCTTTCCATTGGCGGTCCACCGTTTTGTCGGCCCGCATCCAGTACCAGAAGCCATATCCGAAGCCAAAATAAACGCCCACCAGGGCGATGGCCATCCATACTGTTTCCAGCATGCCTTTGTCCATGTTTTGCCCCCCTTGCTACAGTTTCTGGTAAAAGAAGGTCGCTGCCGTGCCGAAGCCCAGTTCGCGAGCCTGAAAGATCTGCTCTGTCGAACCGGTGAACAGGATGCCCCCCTTGCGCAAGGCTTGATAGAAGCGCTTGTAGAGCAGGCTCTTCGTCTCTTCCGTAAAATAGATGACCACATTGCGACAGAGGATCAGGTCAAAGCCGGATTCGAAGTTGTCTTTCAGCAGGTTCTGCTGCTGGAACCGGATATGGCGTTTCAGGTCATCTTTCACCCGATGAAAGCCGCTGCCCTGGGCCTCAAAGTACCTGGAGACCTGTTGTGGCGGAACATTGGCCAACGATTTGTCGGAGTAGATGCCGATCTGGGCTTTGCGGAGCACTTCCGTGTCCAGATCGCTGGCCAGCACCTTGTTGCGCATGTCACAACGCGATTCCAACAGCGTCATGGCCAGGCTGTAAGGCTCTTCGCCGGTGGAACAACCGGCAGACCACACCTTCAGGACAGGATTCTCCTTCTGCAACATGGGCAGGATCTTGTTGGTTAAGATCTCCCACTGGCCGGGGTTGCGTAAAAATTCCGACACGTTGATTGTCAGGTGGTCAATGAATTTGCGGTACTGCTCGGCGTCGCGGTCGATCAGGGTGAAATAACTGAGCAGATCATTGACGCCTTGTGACCGCGCCAATGTCCGGATTCGTCGTTCCATCTGTGGGCGCTTGTAATTAGACAGGTCCAATCCGCTTTTGCCATGTACCTTTTTGATAAAGACTTCGTATTCATCCCCAACAACGGTCACGGATTTGCCTCCTTATCAGAGTATCGTGCAAACCATCTTATTATTTCGTTAAGCGACTTGAAGATTCCTGCTTTGCCGGTGATAAAGGAGCAAGATCGTGAATCGCCCATCGCTGCAACCGGGTCAACTGCAGGAAGGCGTGAAAAAGGAACCGGGGGTTCTGTTTTAGATACCGTTTCCAGAGGCGGGATGGTTCCATCAAAAGGCGAAAACACCACTCCATCCCGATCTGCTGCACCCAGGGAGGCGCCTGACGAAGTGTTCCGGCGTGAAAGTCAAAAGCGGCGCCTACGCCCACCATGGCCATCGGCAGGTGGCCTTTGCGTCGCGCCATCCATCGTTCCTGTTTTGGACATCCCAAGCCGACAAAGAGGATGCGGGCGCCGGACGCAGCCAGTGGGCGTACATCGGATAGATCCTGATCCAATGCCGATGCAAAGGGCGGGGAACTGGCGTGAACGATCGGCAGCGAGGGAAACCGGCTTTTCATATTCACGATGAGCCGCTGAAGCGTCTCTTGAGAACCACCGTAAAAAGCAACCGGAATTCCCTCGCGCTCCGCCGCCTCACAAAGAACCAATGTCAGGTTCGGGCCATAGACCCGGCCTTGTCCCCTCAGCCCTTCCGCCTGCAACATCCAAACCAGTGGCATGCCGTCAGGGACGACCAGATCGGCGCTGTTCAGCATATCCCGATAGACCTTGTCGTCAAAGGCTTCCATGATCATGTGCACCGTTGCGGCGCACAGGTAGCGCGATTCTCCCTTTCGCGCCCAGTCGATGATGTTCTCGATGGCAGACCCATAATCTATCCCATCCACGCGGCTGCCCAGAATCGATCGCCAAGGGGTATCCATCATCCCTTCTTCCTCTTCAGCGCATCCCGGTAGATCGACATCAACGCCTGGTAGTTTTTTTCCGCTGTAAACCCTTGCTGGTACGCCTCATGGGCAGCCTTGCCCATCCGGCGAGCCAGTTCACGATCGTTCAGCAGGCGCTTCGCTTTATCCGCCAGATCCGCT encodes:
- a CDS encoding WecB/TagA/CpsF family glycosyltransferase, encoding MMDTPWRSILGSRVDGIDYGSAIENIIDWARKGESRYLCAATVHMIMEAFDDKVYRDMLNSADLVVPDGMPLVWMLQAEGLRGQGRVYGPNLTLVLCEAAEREGIPVAFYGGSQETLQRLIVNMKSRFPSLPIVHASSPPFASALDQDLSDVRPLAASGARILFVGLGCPKQERWMARRKGHLPMAMVGVGAAFDFHAGTLRQAPPWVQQIGMEWCFRLLMEPSRLWKRYLKQNPRFLFHAFLQLTRLQRWAIHDLAPLSPAKQESSSRLTK
- a CDS encoding CheR family methyltransferase, which produces MTVVGDEYEVFIKKVHGKSGLDLSNYKRPQMERRIRTLARSQGVNDLLSYFTLIDRDAEQYRKFIDHLTINVSEFLRNPGQWEILTNKILPMLQKENPVLKVWSAGCSTGEEPYSLAMTLLESRCDMRNKVLASDLDTEVLRKAQIGIYSDKSLANVPPQQVSRYFEAQGSGFHRVKDDLKRHIRFQQQNLLKDNFESGFDLILCRNVVIYFTEETKSLLYKRFYQALRKGGILFTGSTEQIFQARELGFGTAATFFYQKL
- a CDS encoding gamma carbonic anhydrase family protein, giving the protein MPIFRLGSLTPRIDPDSFIAPSAIVGGDVIVKKGASLWFHVVARGDVGQPIIVGEHSNIQDNTVLHTDAFHPTEIGDWVTVGHGAIIHSARVGDYCLIGMGAVLLDGAVIGEHSVVGAHALVPPGKEFPPYSLIVGSPAKVARTLTPEEAERFKGNARRYVSLWQEKYKQGFHWITPPGSLFPQEGD